A stretch of Gossypium hirsutum isolate 1008001.06 chromosome A06, Gossypium_hirsutum_v2.1, whole genome shotgun sequence DNA encodes these proteins:
- the LOC121230903 gene encoding proline--tRNA ligase, cytoplasmic, which yields MAGGEKKKSGGGGKKKEVKKETGLGLSFTKDENFGEWYSEVVVNGEMIEYYDISGCYILRPWAMSIWENMQTFFDAEIKKMKVKNCYFPLFVSPGVLQKEKDHIEGFAPEVAWVTKSGESDLEVPIAIRPTSETVMYPYYSKWIRGHRDLPLKLNQWCNVVRWEFSNPTPFIRSREFLWQEGHTAFATKEEADTEVLQILELYRRIYEEFLAIPVTKGRKSELEKFAGGLYTTSVEAFIPNTGRGIQGATSHCLGQNFAKMFEINFENEKGEKSMVWQNSWAYSTRTIGVMVMVHGDNKGLVLPPKVAALQVIVIPVPYKDADTQGIFDACAATVATLSDAGIRAEADLRENYSPGWKYSNWEMKGVPLRIEIGPRDLANNQVRAVRRDNGEKTDISRVFLVEQVKGMLDKIQQNLFDVAKQKRDACIEVVKTWDEFVKALGQKKLILAPWCDEEEVEKDVKTRTKGEMGAAKSLCTPFEQPELPEGTKCFASGKPAKKWTYWGRSY from the exons ATGGCTGGAGGGGAGAAGAAAAAGTCTGGCGGTG GAGGGAAAAAGAAGGAAGTGAAGAAGGAGACTGGTTTGGGTCTTTCCTTTACCAAGGATGAGAATTTTGGGGAATGGTACTCTGAG gTTGTTGtcaatggtgaaatgattgagtaCTATGACATCTCTGGATGTTATATTCTTAGGCCATGGGCAATGTCAATATGGGAAAACATGCAA ACGTTCTTTGATGcggaaatcaagaaaatgaaagTCAAGAACTGCTATTTCCCTCTTTTTGTATCTCCAGGTGTTTTGCAAAAGGAGAAGGATCATATAGAGGGTTTTGCTCCCGAG GTTGCTTGGGTGACAAAATCTGGTGAGTCTGATTTGGAGGTGCCAATTGCCATCCGCCCAACTAGTGAGACAGTTATGTATCCCTACTATTCTAAGTGGATAAGAGGACACCGTGACTTACCTTTGAAGCTTAACCAGTGGTGCAATGTTGTTCGATGGGAGTTTAGCAATCCCACACCATTTATCAG GAGTCGTGAATTTCTATGGCAGGAAGGGCATACTGCCTTCGCAACAAAGGAAGAGGCAGACACTGAG GTTCTTCAAATATTGGAACTATACCGACGTATATATGAAGAATTCTTGGCAATTCCTGTTACGAAAGGCAGGAAGAGTGAACTGGAGAAGTTTGCCGGTGGACTTTACACAACCAGTGTTGAG GCATTTATTCCAAACACTGGGCGCGGTATTCAAGGTGCAACCTCCCATTGTTTGGGCCAAAACTTTGCAAAAATGTTTGAGATaaactttgaaaatgaaaaaggggAAAAGTCTATGGTCTGGCAGAATTCCTGGGCATACAGCACTCGAACG attggGGTAATGGTGATGGTTCATGGGGATAACAAAGGCTTAGTGCTGCCTCCAAAAGTTGCAGCTTTGCAAGTTATTGTGATTCCTGTGCCTTACAAAGATGCAGATACTCAAGGTATCTTTGATGCCTGTGCTGCCACCGTGGCAACCCTCTCTGATGCTGGTATTCGTGCTGAAGCTGATCTTAGAGAGAACTACTCACCTGGTTGGAAGTACTCAAACTGGGAAATGAAAGGTGTTCCCCTAAGGATTGAAATAGGACCTCGAGACTTGGCAAATAATCAG GTGCGTGCAGTTCGCCGTGACAATGGAGAAAAGACTGATATCTCTAGAGTCTTTTTGGTTGAACAAGTAAAAGGAATGTTGGATAAGATTCAACAGAATCTATTCGATGTGGCAAAACAAAAAAGAGATGCCTGCATTGAAGTTGTAAAAACTTGGGACGAGTTTGTAAAAGCTCTCGGGCAAAAGAAACTCATCTTAGCTCCTTGGTGTGATGAGGAG GAGGTGGAGAAAGATGTGAAAACTCGAACAAAGGGTGAGATGGGAGCAGCTAAGTCTCTTTGTACTCCATTCGAACAGCCTGAACTCCCAGAAG GTACTAAATGCTTTGCTTCTGGGAAGCCTGCAAAAAAGTGGACCTATTGGGGCAGAAGTTACTAA